One genomic region from Leptospira tipperaryensis encodes:
- a CDS encoding SpoIIE family protein phosphatase yields MTGSTSFEQKSYDPEERYSQLFHSAIDAIVSLDKDFRIFLINPAAENMSGFLASELMGKTIEHQFPLRIRNRFYRILKNVAKLPDKKRRKPFGPIRLIRKDKSILISEVSVSVTGPEDSYQYHIIIRDISEKHRILIELKRANQTLKKMDREKEELLERLEEKVRQRSRLLAGYYKSMKEELGLAKRLQSEILSAIPSISGIQVHSAYLPMMEVGGDLYDLFEIKPGVLRVFLADATGHGIQAALLTMTLKGILESLKKKDLDPGKILTEFNHEYCKNFGNIGMFFSCFLADIDTNEKRIVYSSGGHPPQFFLSEDLVMGLDRTGSLLGLDPSNSYGIFSLSYREGDRLFLLTDGIYEEFNSDKQQFGELAVQRLLAKKFKEPMEETIPAILQALMDHLGKQKIQDDITAILISLEPKT; encoded by the coding sequence ATGACAGGTTCCACGAGTTTCGAACAGAAAAGTTACGACCCCGAGGAACGCTATTCACAGCTATTTCACTCCGCGATCGACGCGATCGTTTCCTTAGACAAAGACTTCCGAATTTTTTTGATCAATCCTGCGGCGGAGAATATGTCCGGCTTTTTGGCTTCGGAGCTCATGGGCAAGACGATCGAACATCAGTTTCCTCTTCGGATTCGAAATCGATTCTATAGAATTCTTAAAAACGTAGCCAAACTCCCGGACAAAAAAAGAAGAAAACCTTTTGGGCCGATTCGATTGATCCGAAAAGACAAATCGATTCTGATCTCGGAAGTTTCCGTATCGGTCACGGGACCGGAGGATTCTTATCAATATCATATCATCATCCGTGATATATCAGAAAAACATAGAATTCTAATAGAGCTCAAAAGAGCCAATCAGACCCTAAAAAAAATGGACCGGGAAAAAGAAGAACTCCTGGAAAGGCTCGAAGAAAAGGTAAGACAGAGATCCAGATTGCTCGCGGGATATTATAAATCCATGAAGGAGGAACTCGGCCTCGCCAAAAGACTCCAATCCGAAATTCTTTCCGCCATTCCTTCGATTTCCGGAATTCAAGTTCATTCAGCTTATCTTCCTATGATGGAAGTCGGCGGTGATCTTTATGATCTTTTTGAAATCAAACCCGGGGTCTTGCGTGTTTTTTTAGCCGACGCGACCGGACACGGGATTCAGGCCGCGCTTCTTACGATGACTCTCAAAGGAATTTTAGAATCTCTCAAAAAAAAAGATCTGGATCCGGGAAAAATTCTCACCGAATTCAATCACGAATATTGCAAGAATTTCGGAAACATAGGAATGTTCTTTTCCTGTTTTCTGGCGGACATCGATACAAACGAAAAGCGGATCGTATATTCTTCCGGCGGACATCCACCGCAATTTTTTCTTTCCGAGGATCTTGTCATGGGCTTGGATAGAACGGGTTCTCTTCTGGGTTTAGATCCGAGTAACTCCTACGGAATATTTTCCCTGAGTTATCGGGAAGGTGATCGGCTCTTTTTACTCACCGACGGAATTTACGAAGAATTCAACTCCGATAAACAGCAGTTTGGCGAACTCGCGGTCCAAAGGCTTCTCGCGAAAAAATTCAAAGAACCGATGGAAGAAACGATTCCTGCGATCTTACAAGCCTTGATGGACCATCTCGGAAAACAAAAAATTCAAGACGACATCACGGCGATTCTCATTTCTTTAGAACCCAAAACTTGA
- a CDS encoding sensor histidine kinase, which translates to MSYNFFELSPVPACVLEPSFQIKKANSAFCKASGYSKSALEDSQNWISICEFKSRIPDFSDPSLWPDLKHLENIPSYEILILVKDGSQKEYSVSFAFDLEDLQIFAYLEPSPFAIAGSDSQSHFLENAVTGLEKPTDSWVQRQKLEAIGTLSAGVAHEINNPLMGVINYAEMVFNGIENGNPLRKYAGIILQESNRISEIVRDMLTFTRLEKEEVKIHDLTSIFCCTYGLLKNVFRKSEIETVVPDLGVPVYAVCSAGRLRQVYLNLLTNAKDAIESNSDPMQPRILRVSWTSIQKEGRKFVRTIVEDSGIGIAEENRHKLFDPFYTTKAIGKGTGLGLTVSYNLVREMGGELSFQSEKGFTRFYVDLPESF; encoded by the coding sequence ATGTCATATAACTTCTTTGAACTTTCCCCGGTACCGGCCTGTGTCTTAGAGCCATCCTTTCAGATCAAAAAAGCAAATTCAGCCTTTTGTAAGGCCTCCGGTTATTCTAAATCCGCGTTAGAAGACAGCCAGAACTGGATCTCCATCTGCGAATTCAAAAGTCGAATTCCTGATTTTTCAGATCCTTCTCTTTGGCCCGATCTCAAACATTTAGAAAACATTCCGAGTTACGAAATTCTGATTCTCGTCAAAGACGGTTCTCAAAAAGAATATTCAGTTTCCTTTGCATTCGATCTGGAAGATCTCCAGATCTTTGCCTACTTAGAACCGTCTCCCTTTGCGATCGCCGGATCCGATTCTCAGAGTCATTTTTTAGAAAACGCAGTTACCGGTTTAGAAAAGCCGACCGATTCTTGGGTGCAAAGACAGAAATTGGAAGCGATCGGAACTCTTTCTGCGGGAGTCGCTCACGAGATCAACAATCCTCTGATGGGCGTGATCAACTACGCCGAAATGGTTTTCAATGGGATTGAAAACGGAAATCCGCTTCGTAAATACGCCGGAATCATTTTGCAAGAAAGCAATCGGATCTCCGAGATCGTTCGGGATATGCTTACCTTTACACGTTTAGAAAAAGAAGAAGTCAAGATCCACGATCTCACTTCCATCTTCTGTTGCACTTACGGTCTTTTGAAGAATGTCTTTCGAAAATCGGAAATTGAAACGGTGGTTCCGGATTTGGGAGTTCCTGTTTATGCGGTTTGTTCTGCGGGAAGACTCAGACAGGTTTATCTCAATCTTCTTACTAACGCAAAAGACGCGATCGAAAGCAATTCGGATCCGATGCAGCCAAGAATTCTTAGAGTTTCCTGGACTTCGATTCAAAAAGAAGGCAGAAAGTTTGTAAGAACGATCGTAGAAGATTCCGGAATCGGGATTGCGGAAGAAAACAGACATAAACTTTTCGATCCGTTCTACACAACAAAAGCGATCGGAAAGGGCACGGGGCTCGGACTTACTGTTTCTTATAACCTGGTCCGAGAAATGGGAGGAGAACTCTCCTTTCAATCCGAGAAAGGTTTCACCCGCTTTTACGTGGATCTTCCTGAATCTTTCTGA
- a CDS encoding serine/threonine protein kinase, whose amino-acid sequence MADFFQLNPGEILTLVEKAGYEPSGHCMALNSLENRVFDLRLEDGTHIISKFYRPGRWTREQILEEHQFLLDLREEEIPVCAPLLFPDGNSLASFQDEIFYSFWPRVGGRSPDELTPENLRILGRLLGRIHNVGQSKILKHRITLDSKTYGTNPLEVLIQGDWIPSSCRKEYQETALRIFDLFQEKIVSVPMHRIHGDCHKGNLLNGKEGWFFVDFDDSLNGPAVQDFWMLLSRGQEGIEEREHLISGYREFRDFDDRWLDLIEILRAMRFIHYSSWISTRFETDPSFPTAFPHFVGNEYWEKETLELKEQYKLVLGSLGDKHFFSVTESLPPEEELTNKDFFWDLED is encoded by the coding sequence ATGGCCGATTTTTTTCAACTCAATCCCGGTGAAATTCTTACCTTAGTAGAAAAGGCAGGGTACGAGCCTTCCGGTCATTGTATGGCTCTGAACAGTTTGGAGAATCGAGTCTTCGACCTTCGTTTGGAAGACGGAACTCATATCATTTCCAAATTCTACAGACCCGGAAGATGGACTCGGGAACAGATTTTGGAAGAACATCAATTTCTTCTGGATCTGAGAGAAGAAGAAATTCCGGTCTGCGCGCCCCTTTTGTTTCCGGATGGAAACAGCCTCGCGTCCTTTCAAGATGAAATCTTTTATTCTTTCTGGCCTCGGGTCGGAGGAAGATCACCGGACGAGCTGACGCCGGAAAATCTTAGAATTCTCGGAAGGCTCCTAGGGAGAATCCACAACGTAGGCCAGTCCAAAATTCTAAAACATAGAATCACTCTTGATTCCAAAACCTATGGAACCAATCCTTTGGAAGTTCTGATTCAAGGGGATTGGATTCCTTCCAGTTGTAGAAAAGAATATCAAGAAACCGCTCTGCGGATCTTCGATCTTTTCCAAGAAAAAATCGTTTCGGTTCCGATGCATAGAATTCACGGAGATTGTCATAAGGGAAATCTTCTGAACGGAAAGGAAGGTTGGTTCTTTGTGGACTTCGACGATTCTCTGAACGGGCCCGCCGTTCAGGATTTTTGGATGCTTCTTTCCCGGGGACAAGAAGGAATCGAAGAAAGAGAACATCTCATTTCCGGTTATCGGGAATTTCGAGACTTCGACGATCGTTGGTTGGATTTGATCGAAATTTTGAGGGCGATGCGGTTTATCCACTACTCTTCTTGGATTTCCACACGATTTGAAACCGATCCTTCCTTTCCCACGGCTTTTCCGCACTTTGTCGGAAATGAATACTGGGAAAAAGAAACCCTCGAACTCAAAGAACAATACAAACTCGTCTTAGGTTCCTTAGGTGATAAACATTTCTTTTCGGTTACAGAGTCCCTTCCTCCCGAAGAAGAACTGACCAACAAGGATTTTTTTTGGGACTTGGAAGATTAA
- the pgsW gene encoding poly-gamma-glutamate system protein, whose translation MKVWILQNRSSLFIFFLSFFSILCWASVEFFPIVEPVSEFEIKRKASERAFQCFQKIAEVKHERGLKTDFDLDPSRSGLIGLELSSVTSSSGKLSSKQVSIHPDFAVWFVDQFLKAGLKKGDEIAAGISGSFPALNIAFYSAADAMGLKVIVIGSVSSSQYGANVPDFLWPELENLLFQEGLILQRARALSTGGIDDQGIGIGQIGVKQIRNSIQKNGYPYLSVDSFEDSLLKRIRIYEKQNVSLYVNVGGGTVSTGTSLGKKRIPRGLVREPGEFSELPDSILKYYLEKKVPVLHVIGIESISEESNMIYKKGEIATPGMSSLLYTKRKNRWLAGLFLLSFGFLIWKFSPWISLRGKEEEGAIHL comes from the coding sequence GTGAAAGTTTGGATTTTGCAAAATCGTTCTTCTCTTTTTATTTTTTTTCTGAGTTTCTTTTCGATTCTTTGTTGGGCATCGGTAGAGTTTTTTCCCATCGTAGAACCCGTGTCCGAATTTGAGATCAAACGGAAGGCGAGTGAAAGAGCCTTTCAATGTTTTCAAAAGATTGCGGAAGTGAAACACGAAAGAGGTTTAAAAACGGATTTCGATTTGGATCCGAGCCGAAGCGGCTTGATCGGATTGGAGCTTTCTTCGGTAACGAGTTCCTCCGGAAAACTTTCTTCGAAACAAGTTTCGATTCATCCCGACTTCGCGGTTTGGTTTGTGGATCAGTTTTTAAAAGCGGGTTTAAAAAAAGGGGACGAGATCGCCGCGGGAATTTCAGGATCTTTCCCTGCTTTGAATATTGCATTTTACTCCGCGGCCGACGCGATGGGTTTGAAGGTAATCGTGATCGGAAGCGTTTCGTCTTCACAATACGGGGCCAATGTCCCCGATTTTTTATGGCCGGAACTGGAGAATCTTCTGTTTCAAGAAGGATTGATTTTGCAAAGGGCTCGCGCGTTATCCACCGGTGGGATCGACGACCAAGGAATCGGGATCGGCCAAATCGGTGTAAAACAGATTCGAAACTCGATTCAAAAAAACGGATATCCTTATCTTTCGGTCGATTCCTTTGAGGATTCTCTTCTTAAAAGAATTAGAATATATGAAAAACAGAATGTATCTCTCTACGTCAATGTCGGCGGGGGAACCGTTTCTACTGGAACGAGTTTGGGTAAAAAAAGAATCCCAAGAGGACTTGTTCGAGAACCGGGCGAATTTTCGGAACTGCCGGATTCGATTCTAAAATACTATCTTGAAAAAAAGGTTCCCGTTCTTCACGTAATCGGAATCGAATCCATTTCGGAAGAATCGAATATGATTTATAAAAAAGGCGAAATAGCGACGCCCGGAATGTCTAGTCTTCTTTATACAAAAAGAAAGAACCGATGGCTTGCCGGATTATTTCTTTTGAGCTTTGGTTTTTTGATCTGGAAATTTTCTCCTTGGATTTCACTCCGAGGAAAAGAAGAAGAGGGTGCGATTCATCTCTGA
- a CDS encoding FKBP-type peptidyl-prolyl cis-trans isomerase, with translation MKLIRLSVIVSFLVLSFAPAFAEDLIIKDIRVGTGKEAFSGSNVTVHYVGTLTNGKKFDSSRDRRAPFTFNLGAGEVIKGWDRGVRGMKEGGIRKLTIPPELGYGSRGAGAAIPPNSTLVFEVELLKVY, from the coding sequence ATGAAATTGATTCGTTTGAGTGTTATCGTTAGCTTTTTGGTTCTGTCGTTTGCTCCCGCATTCGCGGAAGATCTGATCATCAAGGACATTCGCGTTGGAACCGGAAAAGAAGCCTTCTCCGGATCGAACGTTACGGTTCACTATGTGGGAACTCTTACGAACGGGAAAAAGTTTGATAGCTCGAGAGATCGTAGAGCTCCGTTTACTTTCAATTTAGGCGCGGGCGAAGTCATCAAAGGATGGGATCGAGGCGTAAGAGGAATGAAAGAAGGCGGAATTCGTAAACTTACGATTCCACCCGAGTTGGGATACGGATCCAGAGGAGCGGGCGCCGCAATTCCTCCCAATTCCACTCTCGTATTTGAAGTCGAATTATTAAAAGTGTACTGA
- the pgsB gene encoding poly-gamma-glutamate synthase PgsB gives MIFSISILFVSFLIFVLFLVLEKRKHTNSLMQIPIRIHVNGTRGKSSVTRLIHSILVEAGWNPFAKTTGSAPSLLFPDRSENRIFRNKVSIAEQMSFLDFAANRKPKAVVVECMAVQPQYQKDSETLLLQATHTVITNVRPDHGEFADSEEEIRNGFLHTIPQNGTLVYGQSLKDFDWERIAKQKNTNAVIGLPKTSKESIQKIASSLRYPEHLENIEIAVSLCESLHIDESVILKGISKTNPDPGALVIREFSLNDTKQTFVFAFAANDTTSWEKIFSSVKETHPSQRVNVIFSSKKERPVRTTEFASFFSEIPDLGEIYFFGPGYRLFAKAYKGKAKIIRKKVSESIQWNSNRFDSQIWIGAGNFEGEGRLWLQNQCSILERGREGEEWKS, from the coding sequence ATGATCTTTTCGATTTCGATTCTTTTTGTTTCCTTTTTGATTTTTGTTTTATTCCTGGTTTTGGAAAAGAGGAAACATACAAATTCTTTAATGCAGATTCCGATTCGAATTCACGTAAACGGAACCAGGGGAAAGTCCTCCGTCACTCGTTTGATTCATTCGATTCTTGTGGAAGCGGGTTGGAATCCATTTGCAAAGACCACCGGTTCCGCTCCCAGTCTTTTGTTTCCGGATCGAAGTGAGAATCGGATCTTTCGAAATAAGGTTTCTATCGCGGAACAGATGTCCTTTTTAGACTTCGCCGCAAACCGTAAACCTAAGGCCGTCGTCGTGGAATGTATGGCGGTGCAACCTCAGTATCAAAAGGATTCGGAAACCCTTCTTCTCCAAGCGACTCATACCGTAATCACAAACGTAAGACCCGATCACGGAGAATTTGCGGATTCGGAAGAGGAGATCCGAAACGGCTTTTTGCACACGATTCCTCAAAACGGAACGCTTGTGTATGGACAATCCTTGAAGGATTTTGATTGGGAAAGGATCGCCAAACAAAAAAATACGAACGCGGTAATCGGCCTTCCTAAAACTTCAAAAGAATCCATTCAAAAAATTGCAAGTTCCTTGCGTTATCCGGAACATCTGGAGAATATCGAGATCGCGGTTTCTCTCTGCGAAAGTCTGCACATCGACGAATCCGTGATTCTGAAAGGAATTTCCAAGACGAATCCAGACCCTGGGGCCCTCGTAATCCGAGAGTTTTCTTTGAACGATACAAAACAAACTTTTGTCTTTGCGTTTGCTGCAAACGACACTACGTCTTGGGAAAAAATATTCAGCTCCGTAAAGGAAACACATCCGTCTCAAAGAGTAAACGTTATCTTTAGTTCTAAAAAAGAAAGACCCGTAAGAACGACCGAGTTTGCTTCCTTTTTTTCGGAGATTCCCGACTTGGGGGAAATTTATTTTTTCGGACCTGGATATCGACTCTTTGCCAAGGCTTACAAAGGGAAGGCCAAGATCATACGAAAAAAAGTTTCCGAAAGTATACAATGGAATTCTAATAGATTCGATTCTCAGATTTGGATCGGCGCCGGAAACTTCGAAGGGGAAGGAAGGCTCTGGTTGCAAAATCAATGTTCGATTTTAGAACGAGGTCGTGAGGGAGAAGAATGGAAGTCTTGA
- a CDS encoding RNA recognition motif domain-containing protein produces MQIDSSEGKIMKISVGNLPQELTEDELKKIFSEFGTVQDVNIKKDKTTGRSLSYGSVEMEDSAGEKAIAALNKKEIAGKQIAVVDSEELKKEFERKQSLKGLSSSGKVHGSQSKAGGFSGAGVRRTGGRGK; encoded by the coding sequence TTGCAAATTGATTCCTCAGAAGGAAAAATCATGAAGATATCAGTAGGAAATTTGCCCCAGGAACTTACCGAAGACGAGCTGAAAAAGATTTTTTCGGAGTTTGGAACGGTTCAGGACGTAAATATTAAAAAAGACAAAACCACAGGTCGTTCTTTATCCTATGGATCTGTGGAGATGGAAGATTCCGCCGGAGAAAAAGCAATCGCGGCGTTGAATAAAAAAGAGATCGCTGGCAAACAGATCGCCGTCGTAGATTCCGAAGAATTGAAGAAAGAATTTGAAAGAAAACAATCCCTCAAAGGACTCTCCAGTTCCGGTAAGGTTCATGGAAGTCAGTCGAAAGCAGGGGGATTTTCAGGGGCCGGGGTCAGAAGAACCGGAGGGAGAGGAAAATGA
- the pgsC gene encoding poly-gamma-glutamate biosynthesis protein PgsC, whose product MEVLTLSIGIGILLGFFLWEKTGLHPGGWVVPGYVALSLLQPGTLFFLFASSLLTFGIYKIVEGSFLSFGQRKIVFLLLLSILISLSLQEIERFYFGSIRNYEYRWIGHIVPGLIAISADKQGIFRTISATFLCSSLVRLFLILLLGEFSSP is encoded by the coding sequence ATGGAAGTCTTGACTCTTTCGATCGGAATCGGAATTCTTCTCGGATTTTTTCTTTGGGAAAAAACGGGACTACACCCGGGAGGTTGGGTGGTTCCCGGTTACGTCGCACTTTCTCTTTTACAACCTGGGACATTATTCTTTTTATTTGCGAGTTCCTTGTTGACGTTCGGAATTTACAAAATCGTGGAAGGTTCGTTTTTATCCTTCGGTCAAAGAAAGATCGTCTTTCTTCTCTTGCTTTCGATTCTTATTTCTTTGAGTCTTCAGGAAATCGAAAGGTTCTATTTTGGATCCATAAGAAATTATGAATATAGATGGATTGGTCATATCGTGCCCGGTCTCATCGCGATTTCTGCGGACAAACAAGGGATCTTTCGTACGATTTCAGCGACCTTTCTCTGTTCCTCTTTAGTAAGGCTTTTTCTCATTCTTCTTTTGGGAGAATTTAGCTCACCGTGA